The nucleotide window AATTCCTTCCACAATCAGTTCTGCAATTTCTTCTGTATTTCCCGTCATACTCGCATAAGCCACTAACAATTTAGCCATCTATTTTTCCCTCACTTTAGTTTGATCATATTAATATTCTCTCGGAAGAAAGAATGGATTTGAATTATCAAAATCATATGTGATAATGATTATCATTGTCAAATTATTTTTTTGGATATCTTTGTTTTTCAGTATATGGTGAACGTCCGATTTCAACACAGCAAAAAATCTTCGTCTTTTCAGGTCAGCTGGGCTCTGTTCCTTCAATACTCCCGTCCCCCAACTGGCGTACAAGCCCTTTTTTGTTGTACAATAGTATCCAAATGACTTTTGAAGGATGGATAAATTATTATGTACGTAGCTAAGAATTGGAAGGACTATGAAGTAATCGATACAGGAGGCGGCGAGAAACTGGAGCGTTGGGGAGATGTCATTTTACGCAGACCCGACCCTCAGATCATCTGGCCTCTTGAGCAAGAAACGAATGAATGGCGTCAGGCGCATGGTCACTACCATCGTAGCTCCTCCGGTGGCGGTAACTGGGATATGAAAAAGCCCATTCCCGAGCGCTGGACAATCGGATACGAAAACTTGAAATTCCATATTAAACCGACCAGCTTCAAACATACCGGCCTGTTCCCTGAACAAGCGGCTAACTGGAGCTGGATGATGGATAAAATCTCCAATGCAGGACGCCCTATTTCTGTCTTGAACCTGTTTGCATATACAGGCGGAGCAACGGTAGCCGCTGCTTATGCAGGCGCTTCTGTAGTGCATGTGGATGCAGCTAAAGGCATGGTTCAATGGGCCAAGGAAAATGTTCAATTATCCGGACTGGCTGATCGCCCTGTTCGTTTTATTACAGATGATGTATTCAAATTCGTACAACGGGAACAACGGCGCGGGAATCGTTATGACGCCATTATAATGGACCCTCCTTCTTATGGCCGCGGTCCTAATGGAGAGACATGGAAGCTGGAAGAGAACCTCTATCCTTTCCTGAAGTCATGTATGACGATTTTGTCGGATAATCCATTATTCATGTTGGTAAACTCATACACTACGGGCATCTCCTCCACGGTTCTGCGCAACATGCTGACCATGACGATGTCTGCCCAGTACGGTGGCCAAATCACTGCTGGTGAAATCGGTCTGCCGATTACACGCAGTGGTCTTGATCTGCCTTGTGGTATTCTGGGCCGTTGGGAGTCTTAATCATGTCAGAACATCGGCATGATCACGATGCGATTCCGATTTTGTTTGAAGACAACCATTTGTTAGGTATTACGAAGCCGGTCAATGTACCTACTCAGGAAGATGCATCAGGCGATCCGGATTTGCTTACATTGCTGAAGCAGGATCTGAAAGAGCGATATAACAAACCTGGTAATGTCTATCTCGGATTAGTACACCGACTTGACCGTCCTGTTGGAGGGGCAATGATCTTCGCCAAAACATCCAAAGCAGCTTCGAGATTGTCCGAGACTGTGCGGGGACGTCATTTCCGTAAAATATATGCGGCTGTTGTACACGGCAAGTTGCCTGCACAGCAGGGAACGTTAAAGCACACGTTGCTGAAAGATGCACGCACGAATACCGTTACCGTTGTGCCTAAGGGCACGGCTGGGGGTAAGGATGCCGTTCTGGATTACCGGGTCATTGGCGAGACAGACGGATATAGCCTCGTTCATATCGAACTGCATACCGGCAGATCTCATCAGATTCGGGTGCAAATGAAAGAAATCGGCTGCCCTCTGTATGGAGATCAGAAATACGGCGCAAGCGTGAATAAACCCGGGCAACAGATTGCTCTTTGGTCTGTCATTGCAGCTTTTCCACATCCGGTTACCAAGGAAGAAGTTATTTTGCAATCCTTGCCTGCAAGAGAATTCCCTTGGGCAGAATGGCCAGCTGCCGTGTACCAAAAAGCTTTTGAATAACCTCTATTAAGTACGTGTTCAAAAAGACTGGTTTTCAGTTGTAATCAAAAGCGTTTTTTTGAACAACCTCTATAAGTGCACAGGATCAGGTTAAATCTGTCCATACAACGTGTCGTTCAGATCCTGTATCTGAATGACACGTTTTTTAATATTTTCAGCTAAATACCTAAATACCTAAGCTACAGAGAGGAGACATCATGATGACCCCATTTACCAAACAAGTCATTGCGATCATCGCGGCGATTCCTGAAGGTAAAGTGATGACTTACGGTCAGATTGCAGCCCACGCTGGAAGTCCAAGAGCCGCGAGACAAGTCGTACGAATCCTGCACTCGATGAGCCGCAAAGAACGCCTTCCTTGGCACCGTGTCGTCAATGCAAAAGGCGAAATCTCCATACCGGACGAACACTCGCGCATGATGCAGGAAACAGAACTGATTAGCGAAGGTGTCGAGTTTCAACTGAACGGAACCATTAATCTCAAACAGTTCGGACATGAGCCCGATCCTGTATTTCTTCTCGATCCATCGGCCCAGCCCGAATAAGACGTCTCCCCTCATATCGCGCACAAAAAAAGAGAACTCAGGCAGTTATGGGCTCCCCCATTTCAACTGCTAGAGTTCTCTTTTGTTATTTATCCGATATTCGTTATGCTGTTGCTGTCACTTTTTCCTGTTCTACAGTAACAGGTTCAATAGCTGGTTTCGTTTTACGGATAAAGAATGCCATGATCAAAGCCACCACGGTCATTCCGGTAGCAACGATAAACGCATAGTTTACACCATAAATCGTTGCATCTGCCGTAGCACGCACCATTGCTGCCTGATCATCCGGATTAACTTGACCTGCAGCCAATGTCTCTGCCAGATGCGTTTTGAGCTTGCTGCTCATAATGGTAACGAGAATCGCTGTACCGATCGCACCAGCAACTGTACGCAATGTGTTGGACATCGCTGTACCATGCGCGTTCAGACGTTGAGGCAGTTGATTCAAACCTGCTGTCTGGATCGGCATCATCAGCATCGACATACCGAACATACGGGCCGTGTAGATAAACATCATGTAGCCATAAGTAGTATCGATTGCCAAGCGACTCAGTCCAAAAGTTGTAATTGCCGTAATCGCAAGACCTGCAACCGAAAGCCAGCGTGCGCCCACTTTATCAAATATGCGACCTGTAATTGGAGACATGATCCCCATCAATATCGCACCCGGCATCATCAGAAGCCCTGATTCAATTGGTGAGAACCCACGAATATTTTGCAGGAAAATAGGAAGCAGGATCATACCTGCAAACATCGCCATCGTCACGAGCATATTGATGATCGTTGTTAATGTATACATGTTGTACTTGAAAATCCGGAACTCAAGCAGTGGATGATCTGTTGTCAACTGACGAATAACGAACAGAATCAAGGATATCGCACCTACAACAAGGCATCCAATGACAATTGCACTGCCCCATCCATCGGTACCCGCATCACTGAATCCGTAGAGCAAACTACCAAAACCAAGTGTAGATAAAATAACGCCTGGATAATCCAATTTAGGTTTGGACTGACGTGTTACATTTTTGACAAAAGCAATACCGATTGCCGTAGCAATAATAGAGAATGGCAAGATGATGTAGAACAACAATCTCCAGGAATAATGCTCAACCACATAACCTGAAAGTGTAGGCCCAATCGCAGGAGCCAGAATCATCGCGATCCCCATAGTTCCCATGGCCTGACCGCGTTTCTCAATCGGGAAGATGGTCAGGAATACAACGGTCATCAGAGGCATCAGGATACCTGCACCTGCCGCTTGAATAACACGACCTACCATCAGAATGGTGAAGGTTGGACTAAGACCACAGACTAACGTCCCTATGGTAAAGAGAGTCATGGCTGTAATAAAAATTTGACGTGTTGAGAATTTCGCAATCAGATATGCCGTAACTGGAATCAGTACACCGTTGACGAGCATATAACCCGTAGTTAACCATTGGGCTTTGTTAGCATTGATAGCGAGGTCTTCCATGATTTTAGGAAGCGCTACGTTCATCAGGGTTTGGTTCAGGAATGCCACAAAGGCACCAATTAACAATGCAGCTACAATCGGGCCTTTCTTGATGTTGTCCATCGCGGAGGATGGAGCTGCAGCAGTAGTCGTACTCATATGTTGTTCATCTCTCTTCCTTGTAACTTTTCAATCATTTGACTATGAATTCTAAGTAGGTGTTCGAGGTCTTCCTTCGATATATCCAGAATGGGTGACACTCTCTCCATCCACAAATGGTGTGTTTCCTGTTGGGCCTGCTCCCCTTTATCCGTGATCTGAAGTTTAACGGATCGGCGGTCAGCATCTGAACGTGTCCGAACGATATACTCGCCCTTGACCAACCGCTCCACAACAGCACTCATGGAACTGCTGCCCATATGGCATAGCTCAGCCACTTCGTTGATGCCGATCGAAGGACGCTCCCTCAGGATGGATAACACCATAAACTGAATCGAAGTCAGCTCGATCTCCTTGTTTTCATTCCAAAATGCTCGAAAAAGCATTTGATTCACCTGGCGGAACGAATTGATAATATAGAATACTTCATACGTATCAGTCATTGTTTCACCCTTTTACTTTTGGAATATAATATTTCGTACACGAAATATCAGGGGAACAATTACTTATTATAACAAAAATATTTACATAGTCAACTCTTTACATATGATTTTGTCTGAATAATATTAGGACATACTAAATGTGATATATCCATGCCTTTAATCAACTAACTTGGACACAGTGTGTATCATATGTAATTTTCAAATAAAATAACCACAGGACTCCTGCATGAAACGCGCAGGCACACCTGTGGTTGTTCAAAAAAATCAACATCGGTTCATACCGAAGTCGATAATGCAGGCTCTTTGGTCTTGGGCGTTGTCATTTTGCCTAACAGATATACCAGCAGTTGTTGATTGTGCATTGAAATGTTACTAAGTACGGAATTCATGAATGCATTACGGATGGTGATGCCCCGCTCTGTCTCCATTCTTCCTTTGTCGGACAGAGATACCCATACAATGCGTCGATCCTGATTATCCCGATTCCTGCGAATCAGATCGTTCTTCTCCATACGATCGAGCAGCATGGTTACGGCAGCTGGCGTCGTCGCCAGAAAAGGAATCAGATCGGAAGGTTTCATCTTCTGATGATCCTCAAGTACCTCCAGAACAGCCAGCTGAGCCTCCGTCAATGAGGGTGCCAGCTCTTGATCCATATGCAGTTTATAATCTTTGGTTAATCTGGACCAACACTTGGCAAAATCGGAATTATACATCTTACATCGCTCCTCTCTGCAACCGGTTATCACTTCACCTGCTTAAGTTTTCGCGCTTCAAAGCCGCATTCCTGCTGCCTTTTTTCAATTTCCTAGCGATCGACCGTAATCGACGAAGGTTGTTAAACTTCGCATGAATGCCCTCTTCTAATCCGCCTTCGAACAACAAAAAAAGACTCCTCGCATGACAGGATTAGCTGTTCTGCGAAAAGTCTCGTTTGTTGTTTTTATGAAGATGATGCTGGTTGATTCTCATTGAAGTCCCTTAGAAGTTCAACAATCTCGTCCTGTTTGTCCACATGAACGATCAGCTTGCCAATATGTTTGCGCTCTGTAATCGGAACACCTTCCGATGATATCGGATACACCTGGCCTTCTTTGGTCATTACCGTGATATTACGTTGCTCTTTGCAATAAAACGCGCCAACAATGCTGCTGCCATTCGGTTTCACTCGTTTGCCTTCCTTGAACTCGAATGTGGCAAGCCCCTTGCCTCCACGGCTCTGTATAGCGTAATCCAGAAGTAATGAACGTTTACCATATCCCAGATCGGACAACACGGCAACTTCACCTTCATCTCCTTCTACCCATAGAGCCGATACAACTTCATCTGTATCTCTTAACTGAATACCACGAACACCACCAGACACACGACCCATCGGATTGACTTCGTCCTCTCGGAAACGAATCGCCATGGCTTCTTTCGTAATCAACAAAATATCTTGTCCACCTGTACTTAGATGTACAGATAACACTTCATCGTCCTTGCCCACTTTACAAGCCGCAACTGCACCGGAACGCTTGGTAACGTAATCCTTCAGCTCCGTTCGTTTCACCTGTCCTCTTCGCGTAACGAAGACCAGACTGTGATTCGGCTCTTCAAAGGATTTCACAGCAAGCACACTTGCAATACGGTCATCTTTCGCAAGTGGAATCACATTCACAATCGCTGTGCCCGGGTCTTTCCACTTGAATTCAGGTACCTGGTGAACAGGTAACAGGAAGTACTGACCTTTCCTCGTAAAGACAAGCAGATTCTCAAGCGTATTTACTTCCATAACCTGAGCGATATAATCGCCGTCTTTCACACCACTTCCGCTCCGTTCACCACCAGAACGTGTAAAGGACTGCATGCCTGTACGTTTCACATATCCCTCTTTGGATAACGTAACAAATACATCTTCCGCATTCACAAGCACTTCGAGATTAACCTTAAGTTCTTCCACTTCACCCTGGATCGCAGAACGACGGTCTATGCCGTATTTCTCACGAATCTCCATTAATTCTTTGCGGATGACTCCGATGAGCTTGCGGTCACTATCCAGAATGGATTGTAATTGCGCAATTTTTTTCATCAGTTCACCGAGTTCCTTTTCCAGAGAATTGATCTCCAGATTCGTCAAACGGTACAATTGCAAAGTAAGTATGGAATCCGCTTGGCGTTCTGTGAATCCAAACATCCACATCAGGTTATTTTGGGCATCCTGACGGTTTTTCGATGCTTTGATCGCTGCAATGACCTCGTCGAGGATGTTAAGTGCTTTTACCAGGCCCTCGAGCACATGCGCACGGTCTTGCGCCTTCTCCAGCTCAAACCGGGTACGGAAGGTTACAACCTCCCGCTGATGGGCAATGTAAGCCTCGAGGATCGATTTCAATCCTAATTGGTGAGGTGCTTTATTCACAATCGCAACCATATTGAAGTTATAGGTGACTTGCAGGTCGGTTTTCTTCAGCAAATAAGCCAAAATACCTTGTGCATCCGCTTCTTTTTTCAACTCAACCACGATTCGCAGACCTTCACGTCCACTCTCATCACGCACTTCGGCAATACCTTCAACCTTCTTCTCAAGTCGAATGTTCTCCATCGCTGTAACCAGACGAGACTTCACGACCTGATAAGGGATCTCGGTAATGACGATTTGCTGTTTGCCACCACGCATGTTTTCAATCTCGGTTTTGGACCGGATATAGATCCGTCCTTTACCTGTGCGATAGGCATCCAGAATGCCGTCGCCGCCCATAATCAATCCGCCTGTCGGAAAGTCAGGACCTTTCATGAACATCATGATCTCGTCAAGCTCAATGGACGGTTTTTCCATTACAGCGATGGAAGCATCAATGACTTCACGCAAATTGTGCGGAGGAATCTCCGTTGCAAACCCAGAGGAAATTCCGCTGACGCCATTCACCAGCAAGTTCGGATAACGGGATGGTAATACAACCGGTTCTTTGGCCGTATTATCAAAATTATCCTTAAACAGAACGGTCCGTTTCTCGATATCGCGAAGCATCTCCATCGCGATGGGCGACAAACGGGCCTCCGTATACCGCATCGCCGCTGCCGGGTCATCATCCTGTGATCCCCAGTTACCATGACCGTCCACGAGCATATGGCCCATTTTCCATGGCTGTGCCATCCGCACCATACCCTCATAGATCGAAGAGTCACCATGAGGATGATAATTACCCATTACGTCCCCAACGGTTTTGGCAGACTTGCGATAAGTCTTGTCAGGCGTATTACCTGAATCGTACATGGCGTACAGAATACGCCGCTGTACAGGCTTCAACCCATCCCGTACGTCGGGAATGGCTCGATCCTGAATAATATATTTGGAGTAGCGACCGAAACGGTCCCCTACGACCTCTTCGAGAAAGGCCGGCATAAATTGTTCTGATGGACTCATTCCAAGCACCTTCTATTCTTCGTACTCTGTAAAGTCGACGTTCTCTACAATCCAGCGTTTACGCGGATCAACCTTATCACCCATGAGCGTAGATACACGACGTTCTGCTTTTGCCGCATCAACAATCTGTACCTTCAGCATCGCACGAGTTTCCGGATTCATCGTTGTCTCCCACAGTTGATCCGGATTCATCTCACCAAGCCCTTTATAACGTTGAAGCTCAACATTATTACCGAATTCCTTCATATAATTCGCCAGTTCTTCATCCGTCCATGCATATCGAACGCTCGCGAGCTTACCAGACTTACGAGTAAGTTTGTACAATGGCGGCTGTGCTATATATACTTTGCCTGCATCAATTAATGGCTTCATATAACGATAAAAGAAGGTTAACAACAGCACCTGAATATGTGCGCCATCCGTATCGGCATCAGTCATAATGATAATTTTGGAATAATTGCTGTCTTCAACTGCAAATTCGGTTCCAATACCCGCCCCGATCGCCGCTGTAATCGCACGGTATTCTTCATTTTTGAGAATATCGGCCAGCTTCGATTTTTCCGGATTGAGCGGTTTACCCTTGAGCGGCAGAATAGCCTGAATCTTTGAGTCGCGTCCCTGTTTGGCAGA belongs to Paenibacillus sp. FSL H8-0079 and includes:
- a CDS encoding class I SAM-dependent methyltransferase, whose translation is MYVAKNWKDYEVIDTGGGEKLERWGDVILRRPDPQIIWPLEQETNEWRQAHGHYHRSSSGGGNWDMKKPIPERWTIGYENLKFHIKPTSFKHTGLFPEQAANWSWMMDKISNAGRPISVLNLFAYTGGATVAAAYAGASVVHVDAAKGMVQWAKENVQLSGLADRPVRFITDDVFKFVQREQRRGNRYDAIIMDPPSYGRGPNGETWKLEENLYPFLKSCMTILSDNPLFMLVNSYTTGISSTVLRNMLTMTMSAQYGGQITAGEIGLPITRSGLDLPCGILGRWES
- a CDS encoding RNA pseudouridine synthase, translating into MSEHRHDHDAIPILFEDNHLLGITKPVNVPTQEDASGDPDLLTLLKQDLKERYNKPGNVYLGLVHRLDRPVGGAMIFAKTSKAASRLSETVRGRHFRKIYAAVVHGKLPAQQGTLKHTLLKDARTNTVTVVPKGTAGGKDAVLDYRVIGETDGYSLVHIELHTGRSHQIRVQMKEIGCPLYGDQKYGASVNKPGQQIALWSVIAAFPHPVTKEEVILQSLPAREFPWAEWPAAVYQKAFE
- a CDS encoding MGMT family protein, whose product is MTPFTKQVIAIIAAIPEGKVMTYGQIAAHAGSPRAARQVVRILHSMSRKERLPWHRVVNAKGEISIPDEHSRMMQETELISEGVEFQLNGTINLKQFGHEPDPVFLLDPSAQPE
- a CDS encoding DHA2 family efflux MFS transporter permease subunit, which produces MSTTTAAAPSSAMDNIKKGPIVAALLIGAFVAFLNQTLMNVALPKIMEDLAINANKAQWLTTGYMLVNGVLIPVTAYLIAKFSTRQIFITAMTLFTIGTLVCGLSPTFTILMVGRVIQAAGAGILMPLMTVVFLTIFPIEKRGQAMGTMGIAMILAPAIGPTLSGYVVEHYSWRLLFYIILPFSIIATAIGIAFVKNVTRQSKPKLDYPGVILSTLGFGSLLYGFSDAGTDGWGSAIVIGCLVVGAISLILFVIRQLTTDHPLLEFRIFKYNMYTLTTIINMLVTMAMFAGMILLPIFLQNIRGFSPIESGLLMMPGAILMGIMSPITGRIFDKVGARWLSVAGLAITAITTFGLSRLAIDTTYGYMMFIYTARMFGMSMLMMPIQTAGLNQLPQRLNAHGTAMSNTLRTVAGAIGTAILVTIMSSKLKTHLAETLAAGQVNPDDQAAMVRATADATIYGVNYAFIVATGMTVVALIMAFFIRKTKPAIEPVTVEQEKVTATA
- a CDS encoding MarR family transcriptional regulator, coding for MTDTYEVFYIINSFRQVNQMLFRAFWNENKEIELTSIQFMVLSILRERPSIGINEVAELCHMGSSSMSAVVERLVKGEYIVRTRSDADRRSVKLQITDKGEQAQQETHHLWMERVSPILDISKEDLEHLLRIHSQMIEKLQGREMNNI
- a CDS encoding MarR family winged helix-turn-helix transcriptional regulator — translated: MYNSDFAKCWSRLTKDYKLHMDQELAPSLTEAQLAVLEVLEDHQKMKPSDLIPFLATTPAAVTMLLDRMEKNDLIRRNRDNQDRRIVWVSLSDKGRMETERGITIRNAFMNSVLSNISMHNQQLLVYLLGKMTTPKTKEPALSTSV
- the gyrA gene encoding DNA gyrase subunit A; the encoded protein is MSPSEQFMPAFLEEVVGDRFGRYSKYIIQDRAIPDVRDGLKPVQRRILYAMYDSGNTPDKTYRKSAKTVGDVMGNYHPHGDSSIYEGMVRMAQPWKMGHMLVDGHGNWGSQDDDPAAAMRYTEARLSPIAMEMLRDIEKRTVLFKDNFDNTAKEPVVLPSRYPNLLVNGVSGISSGFATEIPPHNLREVIDASIAVMEKPSIELDEIMMFMKGPDFPTGGLIMGGDGILDAYRTGKGRIYIRSKTEIENMRGGKQQIVITEIPYQVVKSRLVTAMENIRLEKKVEGIAEVRDESGREGLRIVVELKKEADAQGILAYLLKKTDLQVTYNFNMVAIVNKAPHQLGLKSILEAYIAHQREVVTFRTRFELEKAQDRAHVLEGLVKALNILDEVIAAIKASKNRQDAQNNLMWMFGFTERQADSILTLQLYRLTNLEINSLEKELGELMKKIAQLQSILDSDRKLIGVIRKELMEIREKYGIDRRSAIQGEVEELKVNLEVLVNAEDVFVTLSKEGYVKRTGMQSFTRSGGERSGSGVKDGDYIAQVMEVNTLENLLVFTRKGQYFLLPVHQVPEFKWKDPGTAIVNVIPLAKDDRIASVLAVKSFEEPNHSLVFVTRRGQVKRTELKDYVTKRSGAVAACKVGKDDEVLSVHLSTGGQDILLITKEAMAIRFREDEVNPMGRVSGGVRGIQLRDTDEVVSALWVEGDEGEVAVLSDLGYGKRSLLLDYAIQSRGGKGLATFEFKEGKRVKPNGSSIVGAFYCKEQRNITVMTKEGQVYPISSEGVPITERKHIGKLIVHVDKQDEIVELLRDFNENQPASSS